A region of the Haematobia irritans isolate KBUSLIRL chromosome 5, ASM5000362v1, whole genome shotgun sequence genome:
tttaaaacataatatgttaatgGCATTAATTTAaagcacaattattatgaaatatttgtgataaaaatttcttaaaggaaAAATGTTCAGAATTACTGTTACATTACATTACAGCCAACTGCATAaatatttgagaataacaattcgaaaattaccgagaagtatttatttttgtcattacaagttagtcattataattcACCACAGTGTAatacaacgtgtaatgacagctgtactcctggtaatgccaattgtaatgagatgtggttacctagtttttgctgggtagttaaccACATTGTATGGGTTTGTTCGCTAAGTTATTTtcgctttctttaataattggACAATTTTCTGCCTTTACGCTCACATCGAtcttttttgcacatcagctgttCGGGATTCTTTTCGCatgtgtttttttgggatgaatAAATCAACGCAAAGctaatatatttcatttatgatGAGCTGAAAGAAAGCAACAACAGAAGTTGAAATGAACCGGCCACTGACCGAAAATTAACTAATGAACTAACTGACCGAACTAGTTCGTTGATCGGAAAAGAGCTGAAGTGAACGATCACTACACTGAGCTATAATGCCCAACACTAGTTGGAATTATCTATAATAGTTGCTAACGAAACCTTTTCGTTTCTACTTGTGGGTCATAATCTTTTAAGATATCCCCGAAAAGTTTAGAGCACGAGTCGTATTTATTTGTGAATTTAACTGTGCGAAAACTACCATTCTTAACATTTATCgttgtagttttttttagtttttttttcaaatttatatataatgaaTTTTGTCTTGGGGACTCTATTTGACTCGGTTGCTATTAGGTAACTCTAGCTTACCCTTGCGCAATTTGAAGACTCACTAGACTCCCCTAAAACTATTTTGCAATAAGCCCaaagtgatttttttcttttaatacatCAGTTTCTATTGCCGATGGAGTCATATCAAATATCAATTCctaatttttaaatgtaaatgaaattacattgttgtttttctaatattgtttccaaatttattttgtcttaGGGGGCTCGGTTGCTATTTAGTAATTTTAGCTTATCCTTACACAATTTGAAGACTccctagaaaaatattttgcaaagtgATTTTTAAACTCAAAAAGGAATATTTTATGCTATGGTCAGATTGCCACCGTTGTTTCTTTTCgttcttttttcttttaatacatCAGTTTCTATTGCCGATGGAGTCATATCAAATATCAATTCCTAATTTTCTTTGAatgtaaatgaaattatgaccttGAGCTCAATAGTTATTGAATAGCCAATTTGTAGTTGGGTTTTTAGGTGTACACACTACCCCAACTTGTAAAAGTGCAGTAGCTCAAAGACATGCTTTGTATGTTACTGGTAGTAGCAAGAAGTAAGCGATATACATACCTGACCagaataattaattataaattggaTGGATGATGGGTGACAAATGGCGCGTAATGCCCCCATCAAGTCCAACAGACAATAAGAATTAAGCAATTGTTTTGATGGTGATAATTTTGGTTTTAGTTATTACCAAAAGCTGGATTCAATTTTGTGCAAttattttggttattcccattcATAACTGAATGGTAAAGAAATACGAAAGATGATGTTAAAACGTTTAGTCTTAAACACCGGCTTAAAGTAAGCAGACATCgaaaaaatctaataataaaaaaatcatgaaatatATAGTGGTCACTATTTTGGTGGTGAGTTCTATTGTTATCAATGGTTAAAATGAAAggcatattatttatttttttagattttattgaGCGCCTTTGTGCCACTGCATAATGCCTTGCTTCATGATATTCATGAGGCTGTTGATTTTGATTCGGTGAATTTGAGGGAATTCcagtatttcaaaaatttaccttcCCAAGATCCCAAGAGAGCTGGCCAAGTTAGTCCCTTTATCGAACATTTCCAAAAGAAGAAAGCTGTTCTGGACTATATTGAACATTTGTTTTTGGGTaggtatttattaaaaaaacatgtTAATCTTTCTCGAAAATACTACCGTTTAAGAAAACTTACTAAACATTTCTTGAagcatttgtttaaaaaatccaaatcaaaTCCATTCAAAATGACAACCTTAACAAATTCTGAATATTTAACCACATTTATTGTTAATTTTCACTACACCTATACCTTCAGGCAATTCACCATTCACCCAAGAAAGTGAAATACCTTTTGATCCTCATTTTGGTCGAGCTTGGCGTCCATATTATGTGGAAAAATATGGCTGGCGTGGAGAACGTCTCATCGAATCATTAGGTAGTGGTTATTCTTTGAAGCAATTACGGAAATATGGTGCAATACCCAAGGAATATGGAACAAAATACTACCCAAATTAAAACTTGGAATAAAATTGATACTATattagatttaatttaattta
Encoded here:
- the LOC142238422 gene encoding uncharacterized protein LOC142238422, with protein sequence MKYIVVTILVILLSAFVPLHNALLHDIHEAVDFDSVNLREFQYFKNLPSQDPKRAGQVSPFIEHFQKKKAVLDYIEHLFLGNSPFTQESEIPFDPHFGRAWRPYYVEKYGWRGERLIESLGSGYSLKQLRKYGAIPKEYGTKYYPN